A genomic region of Aeropyrum pernix K1 contains the following coding sequences:
- a CDS encoding type II/IV secretion system ATPase subunit, translating to MIRRFFTAKQRQTPAKQDVELESGRGWAGLEEWRLVAKYSVGPVEYYLYRDNSEGVRLTFKEPPEPGEAVVKEIIAGNIEPVGEGERYHAEKRMSGYGRLYPLIIDGHIEEIAFEGPGRGVSVIHSLVPGRWIDVDLKLGEDEANSLALQLARKAGRSLSLAQPLAEGLTGEGHRVAVTFSREVSRFGSSFVIRKYPEKPVTMADLVASRVLTPLQAAYLWLLVESQQFIVVSGPMGSGKTTLLQALAGLIPPFYRVITIEDTPEIRLYNRHWDSLVTRPPLPGESMVEVDLEALLRFALRRRAEYIIVGEVRGREARLLAQAAASGHGSMTTMHGDTPEGVILRLQLEPISLPPVFLSLIGAIVMLRRLPGYGGAVRRRVVSITEIEGGEAVDVFAWDPKGDLVSPDNPRDIVESSFRLREAVSRIPDLITDLEAELSERAGLLEKLAGSPPEVFHKALARFYSERYGRV from the coding sequence GTGATCAGGAGGTTTTTTACAGCCAAGCAGCGTCAAACCCCAGCCAAGCAGGATGTAGAGTTGGAGAGCGGGCGGGGGTGGGCTGGCCTAGAGGAGTGGAGGCTTGTGGCTAAATACTCTGTAGGGCCCGTGGAGTACTATCTCTACAGGGACAACAGCGAGGGGGTTAGGCTCACTTTCAAGGAGCCTCCCGAGCCTGGTGAGGCTGTTGTGAAGGAGATCATAGCCGGGAACATAGAGCCCGTAGGGGAGGGAGAGAGGTACCATGCCGAGAAGAGGATGAGCGGCTATGGCAGGCTCTACCCGCTCATAATAGACGGCCATATAGAGGAGATAGCCTTCGAGGGCCCCGGGAGGGGTGTTTCGGTTATACACAGCCTCGTCCCGGGAAGGTGGATAGACGTCGATCTAAAGCTGGGGGAGGATGAGGCCAACTCCCTCGCCCTACAGCTTGCCAGAAAGGCCGGGAGGAGCCTCAGCCTCGCCCAGCCCCTGGCCGAGGGGCTAACGGGGGAGGGCCATAGAGTCGCCGTCACCTTCTCGAGGGAGGTATCGCGGTTCGGCAGCAGCTTCGTGATAAGGAAGTATCCGGAGAAGCCTGTTACGATGGCTGATCTAGTGGCCTCGAGGGTTCTCACCCCCCTCCAGGCAGCGTACTTGTGGCTGCTGGTCGAGTCCCAACAGTTCATAGTAGTCTCCGGGCCTATGGGGAGTGGAAAGACGACTCTACTCCAGGCTCTCGCCGGCCTCATACCCCCCTTCTACAGGGTCATAACTATAGAGGATACCCCTGAGATTAGACTCTACAATAGGCACTGGGACTCCCTCGTCACCAGGCCCCCACTGCCTGGGGAGAGCATGGTTGAGGTGGATCTCGAGGCCCTGCTGAGGTTCGCCCTTAGGAGGAGGGCGGAGTATATAATAGTTGGCGAGGTGAGGGGCAGGGAGGCTAGGCTCCTCGCCCAAGCAGCTGCAAGCGGCCACGGCTCCATGACTACAATGCACGGCGACACTCCTGAGGGCGTTATACTGAGGCTACAGCTGGAGCCCATAAGCCTCCCCCCGGTTTTCCTCAGCCTCATAGGAGCGATCGTTATGCTAAGGAGGCTCCCAGGCTATGGAGGGGCTGTTAGGAGGCGTGTTGTCTCGATAACCGAGATAGAGGGTGGCGAGGCTGTCGACGTGTTCGCGTGGGACCCCAAGGGAGACCTGGTCTCGCCAGACAACCCCCGCGATATTGTGGAGTCTAGCTTCAGGCTTAGAGAGGCTGTATCCCGAATACCAGACCTTATAACAGACCTAGAGGCCGAGCTCAGCGAGAGGGCCGGATTGCTCGAGAAGCTCGCGGGCTCCCCGCCAGAAGTGTTCCACA
- a CDS encoding archaellin/type IV pilin N-terminal domain-containing protein has protein sequence MGGRSRRGLSPLVASIILIAFTIIGGFVVYEYFMSSSESVMAAGEGVIVNANTVYVSNTEKLVYLSGVNGHSSSITITQVKYYMQDGTPQTVDLSQNGGTITVKPGDKFTIDLLLPADAAAATLVYTTDAGETLSSPPVSLS, from the coding sequence ATGGGAGGAAGGAGCAGGAGGGGGCTCTCCCCCCTGGTAGCCTCCATAATCCTGATAGCGTTCACCATAATAGGAGGTTTCGTCGTCTACGAGTACTTCATGTCCAGCAGCGAGTCGGTCATGGCGGCCGGCGAGGGTGTTATAGTGAATGCAAACACGGTGTACGTCAGCAACACTGAGAAGCTCGTCTACCTCTCAGGCGTCAACGGCCACAGCAGCTCCATAACGATAACCCAGGTCAAATACTACATGCAGGACGGCACCCCGCAGACTGTAGATCTATCGCAGAACGGCGGCACCATAACGGTAAAACCGGGGGACAAGTTCACCATAGATCTCCTACTACCCGCAGACGCAGCCGCAGCAACATTGGTCTACACAACCGATGCAGGGGAGACGCTCTCGTCGCCCCCCGTTAGCCTGTCCTAG
- a CDS encoding deoxyhypusine synthase: MEEVRDCRLEEGLSVEGLVECYRDIHGFMAGHLAEAVEVLREGLEASSVRVLTFTGNLVATGLRGVLAQLIDGGLFNVVFTTAGALDHDIARFMGGKYLKGRFEADDTELHRRGVHRLGNVFIPVESYGPLVERFVRTLAEQAAGVRGEWGVYELLRLAGSLMEGDRDSILAAAARRGVDVFVPGWPDGAFGTSLFMERQRGTSITVDYFRDMARLADIFFPQEGEAAALIVGGGISKHHAIWWSQFRGGLDYAVYVTTAVEYDGSLSGAHPREAVSWGKIKESSRRVVVYGDATITLPVIAYCLLHGCG, encoded by the coding sequence TTGGAGGAGGTTAGGGACTGCAGGCTGGAGGAGGGGCTAAGTGTAGAGGGGCTTGTGGAGTGCTACCGGGATATACACGGCTTCATGGCAGGGCATCTGGCTGAGGCTGTTGAGGTCCTCAGGGAGGGGCTTGAGGCTAGTAGTGTGAGGGTGCTCACGTTCACAGGCAACCTCGTGGCAACGGGGCTGAGGGGGGTTTTAGCCCAGCTTATAGATGGCGGGCTGTTCAACGTGGTTTTCACAACGGCTGGCGCCCTAGACCACGATATAGCCAGGTTCATGGGGGGCAAGTACCTGAAGGGGCGTTTCGAGGCTGATGATACGGAGCTGCACAGGAGGGGTGTCCACAGGCTCGGCAACGTATTCATACCAGTAGAGAGCTACGGCCCCCTGGTGGAGAGGTTTGTGAGGACTCTCGCCGAGCAGGCGGCGGGGGTGAGGGGTGAGTGGGGCGTCTACGAGCTCCTGAGGCTGGCTGGCTCGCTCATGGAGGGCGATAGAGACTCTATTCTAGCGGCGGCTGCCAGGAGGGGTGTGGACGTCTTCGTCCCGGGCTGGCCGGACGGCGCCTTCGGCACATCCCTCTTCATGGAGAGGCAGAGGGGCACAAGCATCACTGTAGACTACTTCAGGGACATGGCCCGCCTGGCCGACATATTCTTCCCCCAGGAAGGCGAGGCGGCTGCACTGATAGTGGGTGGTGGCATCAGCAAGCACCACGCCATATGGTGGAGCCAGTTCAGGGGGGGCCTAGATTATGCGGTCTACGTGACCACTGCTGTGGAGTATGACGGCAGCCTCAGCGGGGCCCACCCGCGTGAGGCAGTAAGCTGGGGTAAGATAAAGGAGTCTTCCAGGAGGGTTGTGGTCTACGGCGACGCCACGATAACGCTGCCAGTTATAGCCTACTGCCTCCTACACGGCTGCGGCTAG
- a CDS encoding ParB N-terminal domain-containing protein: MRGVGLAGMPLTVFKPLFRLRHGIVGLVSISSLKPHEEVEDDRLELLLDDIRRRRLVVKPILVDAKTLVILDGHHRFNALKILGARYAPAVLVDYDSPCVSVGSWREGVSVSKEEVRRRGVEGKLYPPRTSRHRVCFEIPDVNAGLEELVGDGLGAGEHDGGL; encoded by the coding sequence GTGCGCGGGGTTGGACTGGCTGGAATGCCTTTGACAGTGTTCAAGCCCCTCTTCAGGCTTAGACACGGTATAGTAGGCTTGGTCTCTATCTCCTCGTTAAAGCCTCACGAGGAGGTAGAGGATGATAGGCTAGAGCTTCTCCTGGACGATATAAGACGTAGGAGGCTTGTTGTGAAGCCCATACTAGTTGATGCGAAGACCCTCGTCATCCTTGACGGCCACCACAGGTTCAACGCTCTGAAGATACTGGGCGCCAGGTACGCGCCCGCGGTTCTAGTCGACTACGACTCTCCCTGCGTCTCCGTAGGCTCCTGGAGGGAGGGTGTGAGTGTGTCTAAGGAGGAGGTTAGGAGGAGAGGCGTGGAGGGGAAGCTGTACCCGCCGAGGACCAGCCGTCATAGAGTGTGCTTCGAGATACCGGATGTCAATGCGGGGCTGGAGGAGCTGGTGGGTGACGGGCTCGGGGCTGGGGAGCATGATGGGGGCTTGTGA
- a CDS encoding DNA topoisomerase IV subunit A: MSGEMFGDEVDIKARLRAAEVMYKKFHRLISDVIKGRPPKLEIPKRTLSNTIFDPERGILVIGEEKLEREFLNVGESRRFMQTLLMASIIYQSLIENEYPTIRDLYYKGKHTIVYRDYSGRKREENTWDEQKESDSVIQDIEVYTGLFREDMLILSKEKGKVVGNMRIRSGGDVIDLSKLGHGAYAIEPTPDLIEFLDVDAEFVLVVEKDAVFQQLHRAGFWKKYKALLVTGSGQPDRATRRFVRRLHEELKLPVYIITDSDPYGWYIYSVYKVGSITLSYESERLATPKAKFLGVQMTDIFGYRGKKPYLSEAERKKFMIKATDKDIKRAKELLNYSWIGKNRRWNVEIRLFLKHLVKLEIEAIASKGLKFFAYQYIPEKIETGDWID; the protein is encoded by the coding sequence TTGTCGGGTGAGATGTTCGGGGACGAGGTTGACATTAAGGCGAGGCTTAGGGCTGCGGAGGTTATGTACAAGAAGTTCCACAGGCTCATAAGCGACGTTATAAAGGGTAGGCCGCCGAAGCTGGAGATACCGAAGAGGACGCTCTCCAACACGATATTCGACCCCGAGAGGGGTATACTGGTCATTGGAGAGGAGAAGCTGGAGAGGGAGTTCCTGAACGTGGGCGAGTCGAGGAGGTTCATGCAGACCCTCCTGATGGCCTCGATAATATACCAGTCCCTCATCGAGAACGAGTACCCGACTATAAGGGACCTGTACTACAAGGGGAAGCACACCATAGTGTATAGAGACTACTCGGGGAGGAAGAGAGAGGAGAACACGTGGGACGAGCAGAAGGAGAGCGACAGCGTGATACAGGACATAGAGGTGTACACCGGCCTCTTCAGGGAGGACATGCTGATACTCTCGAAGGAGAAGGGCAAGGTTGTCGGCAACATGAGGATAAGGAGCGGCGGCGACGTGATAGACCTCTCTAAGCTAGGCCACGGGGCATACGCCATAGAGCCCACCCCCGACCTCATAGAATTCCTAGACGTCGACGCCGAGTTCGTGCTGGTGGTGGAGAAGGACGCGGTGTTCCAGCAGCTCCACAGAGCCGGGTTCTGGAAGAAGTATAAAGCCCTCCTGGTGACAGGCTCCGGCCAGCCCGACAGGGCTACGAGGAGGTTTGTCAGGAGGCTCCACGAGGAGCTGAAGCTGCCGGTATATATAATAACCGACAGCGACCCCTACGGGTGGTACATCTACTCTGTCTACAAGGTGGGCAGCATAACCCTGAGCTACGAGAGCGAGAGGCTCGCAACACCGAAGGCCAAGTTCCTCGGGGTGCAGATGACCGACATCTTCGGCTACAGGGGGAAGAAGCCGTACCTGAGCGAGGCCGAGAGGAAGAAGTTCATGATAAAGGCTACAGACAAGGACATCAAGAGGGCTAAGGAGCTGCTAAACTACTCGTGGATAGGGAAGAACCGCAGGTGGAACGTCGAGATAAGGCTGTTCCTTAAGCACCTCGTCAAGCTCGAGATAGAGGCCATAGCCAGCAAGGGCCTGAAGTTCTTCGCCTACCAGTACATACCGGAGAAGATAGAGACGGGAGACTGGATAGACTAG
- the top6B gene encoding DNA topoisomerase VI subunit B gives MSAVAKRTRRARARAEEAARPGSTGEKYREMSVAEFFAKNKELAGFANPTRALYQTIRELVENSLDATDAKGILPWIHISIRQIEGSEGRGGRPRYTVTVEDNGIGVPVTSMAMAFGKVLFSSKYVIRQTRGMYGLGVKAAILYGQMTAGTPVEVYSATKGSQYVYMMKLVIDVQRNEPRILERGEWNKRGSWHGTRVTLSLEGDWSRAKSKILEYIKRTAVIAPYAEIILETPDGEIYYFPRSTRKLPKPPRESKPHPHGVDIEQLKSMLRSTRASTLREFLVKEFQSIGDKTAQDFLEKYGLDPDLKPRELLKKGRDKLLRRLADALMEYPFRAPKSDYLSPIGSDIIEIGLRRMFNPEWVGAVSRSPKAYRGHPFIVEVGIAYGGGIEARSEPLLLRYANKIPLLYEEREDVSYKVVSSINWRQYNVDFPAPLVVLVHIASTKVPYKGVGKESVSDVPEIEAEIRNAVQEVARRLRLYLSRKAREEEAIRRSVTLAKYIPEVAVSLAYFLRPPSKWQPPKPEEVKKIQEALIKIVARHIELPPVDGKTEDPEAIVRRIVESVELE, from the coding sequence TTGAGTGCTGTGGCTAAGAGGACCAGGAGGGCGAGGGCCAGGGCTGAGGAGGCTGCTAGGCCCGGGTCTACAGGCGAGAAGTATAGGGAGATGAGTGTAGCGGAGTTCTTCGCGAAGAACAAGGAGCTGGCGGGTTTCGCCAACCCCACGAGGGCTCTCTACCAGACTATAAGGGAGCTTGTGGAGAACAGTCTGGACGCTACCGACGCCAAGGGCATTCTACCCTGGATCCACATATCTATTAGGCAGATAGAGGGCTCAGAGGGTAGGGGTGGTAGGCCCCGGTACACTGTCACTGTCGAGGACAACGGTATAGGAGTGCCCGTCACTAGCATGGCCATGGCGTTCGGCAAGGTCCTCTTCAGCAGCAAGTACGTGATAAGGCAGACGAGGGGTATGTACGGCCTCGGCGTGAAGGCTGCCATACTATACGGCCAGATGACTGCAGGTACCCCTGTGGAGGTTTACAGCGCGACGAAGGGCTCCCAGTATGTCTACATGATGAAGCTAGTCATAGACGTCCAGCGTAACGAGCCCAGGATCCTGGAGAGGGGTGAGTGGAACAAGAGGGGCTCGTGGCACGGCACCAGGGTCACCCTCTCGCTAGAGGGGGACTGGAGCAGGGCTAAGAGCAAGATTCTAGAATATATCAAGAGGACTGCCGTGATAGCCCCGTACGCCGAGATAATACTGGAGACGCCCGACGGCGAGATATACTACTTCCCCAGGTCCACAAGGAAGCTGCCCAAGCCGCCCAGGGAGTCGAAGCCCCACCCCCACGGCGTTGACATAGAGCAGCTTAAATCCATGCTCCGCAGCACAAGGGCCTCCACGCTCAGAGAGTTCCTCGTGAAGGAGTTCCAGAGCATAGGCGACAAGACAGCCCAGGACTTCCTGGAGAAGTATGGTCTCGATCCGGATCTAAAGCCCAGGGAGCTGCTGAAGAAGGGTAGGGACAAGCTCCTCAGGCGCCTGGCGGACGCGCTCATGGAATACCCCTTCAGGGCGCCGAAGAGCGACTACCTGAGCCCCATAGGCAGCGACATCATAGAGATTGGGCTTAGGAGAATGTTCAACCCCGAGTGGGTAGGGGCTGTATCGAGGAGCCCCAAGGCCTACAGGGGCCACCCCTTCATAGTTGAGGTGGGGATAGCGTACGGGGGCGGGATAGAGGCCCGCAGCGAGCCCCTCCTCCTGAGATACGCCAACAAGATACCACTACTCTACGAGGAGAGGGAGGACGTCAGCTACAAGGTGGTCAGCAGCATAAACTGGAGGCAGTATAACGTAGACTTCCCAGCCCCCCTAGTAGTGCTCGTCCACATAGCGAGCACGAAAGTACCCTACAAGGGCGTGGGGAAGGAGAGCGTGAGCGACGTCCCCGAGATAGAGGCAGAGATAAGGAACGCCGTACAGGAGGTCGCCAGGAGGCTAAGGCTCTACCTATCCAGAAAGGCGAGGGAGGAGGAGGCTATCAGGAGGAGCGTGACCCTGGCTAAGTACATACCCGAGGTCGCCGTCAGCCTGGCCTACTTCCTAAGGCCGCCGAGCAAGTGGCAGCCGCCCAAGCCTGAGGAGGTTAAGAAGATCCAGGAGGCTCTGATCAAAATTGTGGCGCGCCACATAGAGTTGCCGCCCGTCGACGGCAAGACCGAGGATCCAGAAGCGATTGTGAGGAGGATAGTCGAGAGCGTGGAGCTCGAGTAG
- the cutA gene encoding glyceraldehyde dehydrogenase subunit alpha has product MHLSRWIGWRYVGRRVKRVEDYRLLTGRGRYVDDVRLEGMLYAAFARSEYPHAVVRKVDLSDALKAPGVVAAFSYSDLEGSLKPWTFDAPSSPMYPLARDRVRYYGEPVAVVVASDPYQAADAVELVSVDYEPLEPVVDPLKAMEPGAPRVHDEAERNIAYSRRLSCGDVEKAFREAAVVVEDTLWVARKYAASLEPRGVAASYDGSTLTVWVSTQTPHDHRDELLEKIVPPPSDVRVIQPDVGGAFGAKIEVYPEEVVVPYLAMRLGRPVKWYPSRREDMVATTHGRDIRAELALAASRDGRILGVRGRIIGDVGAYPLGIFLPLIAGRILPGPYDIRSGDVEVLAVYTNKTPLAAYRGAGRPEGIFFMERMVDLLADELGMDPAELRLRNMVKPEAMPYRNCFGWQYDSGDYPGTLKRGLKLLRLRELESWVEEERRKGRLLGLGYAFYVEITSGGPFETAKVSLERGGTVSIVVGSTPTGQGDATGFAQIAADILGVGVERVRVRWGDTGLIGEGVGTFGSRTITVGGGAVIEAVSELVERLRPKAAEMLGVDPGRVEYRPGEFYVVDSPEDFVGLWDVVEQLYRELGEKAGEVLSAYAKYDPKKPVYPYGLHAAVVEIDPETGVPRVVEYRALDDVGRIVNPMLLEGQLVGGIVQGIGDTLYEEMVYTGDGYPATLSLSDYGVPTALEYPEVVELHFQETPTHHPHGTRGVGEIGTIAAPPAVARAVEDAVRRYTGRGGFRVRRLPVKPEDILAALAAEG; this is encoded by the coding sequence TTGCATCTATCAAGGTGGATTGGCTGGAGGTATGTGGGTAGGCGCGTGAAGCGGGTTGAGGATTACCGTCTGCTCACGGGGAGGGGTAGGTATGTTGATGATGTTAGGCTGGAGGGCATGCTCTACGCCGCCTTCGCCAGGTCTGAATATCCTCACGCTGTGGTTAGGAAGGTTGACTTGAGCGATGCCTTGAAGGCCCCGGGTGTCGTGGCAGCCTTCAGCTACTCCGATCTCGAGGGCTCGCTGAAGCCGTGGACGTTCGACGCCCCCTCGAGCCCCATGTACCCGCTGGCCAGGGATAGGGTTAGGTATTATGGTGAGCCTGTTGCGGTTGTTGTCGCCAGTGACCCGTACCAGGCGGCTGACGCTGTGGAGCTGGTGTCGGTCGACTACGAGCCTCTGGAGCCCGTCGTCGACCCTCTGAAGGCTATGGAGCCTGGGGCCCCTAGGGTGCATGACGAGGCTGAGAGGAACATAGCCTATTCTAGGAGGCTGTCGTGCGGCGATGTGGAGAAGGCTTTCAGGGAGGCGGCGGTTGTTGTGGAGGACACGCTTTGGGTTGCAAGGAAGTATGCTGCGAGTCTGGAGCCCCGGGGCGTCGCCGCCAGCTACGACGGGAGCACTCTGACGGTGTGGGTCTCGACTCAGACGCCCCACGACCATAGGGACGAGCTCCTGGAGAAGATCGTGCCTCCCCCGAGTGACGTTAGAGTTATACAGCCCGACGTTGGGGGGGCTTTCGGCGCTAAGATAGAAGTCTACCCTGAGGAGGTTGTGGTTCCGTACCTTGCCATGAGGCTGGGGAGGCCGGTCAAGTGGTACCCATCCCGGAGGGAGGACATGGTGGCCACCACCCACGGCCGCGACATAAGGGCTGAACTGGCTCTAGCAGCCTCTAGGGACGGCAGGATACTTGGCGTGAGGGGTAGGATAATAGGCGACGTGGGGGCCTACCCTCTAGGGATCTTCCTGCCCCTGATAGCCGGGCGCATACTACCGGGGCCTTACGACATCAGGAGCGGCGATGTCGAGGTCCTCGCAGTCTATACCAACAAGACACCCCTGGCGGCCTACAGGGGGGCCGGGAGGCCTGAGGGCATCTTCTTCATGGAGAGGATGGTCGACCTTCTAGCCGACGAGCTGGGCATGGACCCGGCTGAGCTCAGGCTGAGGAATATGGTTAAGCCTGAGGCCATGCCCTACAGGAACTGCTTCGGCTGGCAGTACGACTCGGGAGACTACCCGGGCACCCTGAAGCGCGGCCTAAAGCTACTGAGGCTAAGGGAGCTAGAGTCCTGGGTTGAGGAGGAGCGTAGGAAGGGCAGGCTCCTCGGCCTGGGCTACGCCTTCTACGTCGAGATAACCAGCGGCGGCCCCTTCGAGACGGCCAAGGTGTCTCTCGAGCGCGGGGGGACGGTGAGTATAGTGGTGGGCTCCACACCCACGGGCCAGGGAGACGCCACGGGGTTCGCTCAGATCGCCGCCGACATACTGGGGGTTGGCGTCGAGAGGGTGAGGGTCCGCTGGGGCGACACGGGGCTTATAGGGGAGGGTGTAGGGACCTTCGGCAGCAGGACTATAACTGTGGGTGGCGGCGCCGTCATAGAGGCTGTGTCGGAGCTTGTTGAGAGGCTGAGGCCCAAGGCCGCTGAGATGCTTGGGGTTGATCCGGGAAGGGTGGAGTATAGGCCGGGGGAGTTCTACGTAGTGGACAGTCCAGAGGACTTCGTGGGTCTGTGGGATGTGGTTGAACAGCTGTACAGGGAGCTGGGTGAGAAGGCCGGCGAGGTCCTCTCCGCGTACGCCAAGTACGACCCGAAGAAGCCCGTCTACCCCTATGGCCTTCACGCGGCTGTGGTGGAGATAGACCCTGAGACTGGGGTGCCGCGCGTCGTGGAGTACCGGGCCCTGGATGATGTGGGCCGGATAGTCAACCCCATGCTACTGGAGGGCCAGCTGGTGGGCGGGATAGTGCAGGGTATAGGGGACACGCTGTACGAGGAGATGGTGTACACTGGCGACGGCTATCCGGCCACGCTGAGCCTCTCCGACTATGGAGTGCCAACGGCGCTGGAGTACCCTGAGGTTGTGGAGCTACACTTCCAGGAAACGCCTACACACCACCCCCACGGCACCCGCGGCGTCGGCGAGATAGGCACCATAGCTGCGCCGCCTGCAGTGGCCAGGGCTGTTGAGGACGCGGTTAGGAGGTACACCGGGCGTGGCGGGTTCAGGGTGAGGAGGCTTCCCGTCAAGCCAGAGGATATACTGGCCGCCCTCGCTGCCGAGGGCTGA
- a CDS encoding N-glycosylase/DNA lyase, with product MAQRVRWERVERVAEAFSRLSIGEVLGFEEQVDPQYKLVSRLAGEIGAGKAALSALLVGLASYRLAMRGEEWWLCFYRHMRSSLPRAEGLRGVLRAVEGFLTSCSGAAIGREAKLRRVRRAASAAEVLGEVLDNPLVLVERPSEVLEALRVALGEKGFRKTTVFSVKIAYYAVRPLAGRKPLTLDVPIPVDVRVACASISSEMVEAPSYREVVARPEAAQRAWGRVARSSGIPVLHIDSILWVTGWAPRELPPGEAREAVAGILSRALDRGKAVLLASELVRRPCPGG from the coding sequence TTGGCCCAGAGGGTGAGATGGGAGAGGGTTGAGAGGGTTGCAGAGGCCTTCTCCAGGCTGAGCATCGGCGAGGTCCTCGGGTTCGAAGAGCAGGTCGACCCCCAGTACAAGCTGGTCTCCCGGCTGGCAGGGGAGATTGGGGCTGGTAAGGCGGCCCTATCAGCCCTCCTTGTGGGGCTCGCCAGCTACAGGCTCGCAATGAGGGGGGAGGAGTGGTGGCTCTGCTTCTACAGGCACATGAGGTCCTCGCTACCCAGGGCTGAGGGTCTAAGAGGGGTCCTGAGGGCTGTTGAGGGGTTTCTAACGTCCTGCAGCGGGGCTGCCATAGGTAGGGAGGCCAAGCTCAGGAGGGTTAGGAGGGCCGCCAGCGCTGCTGAGGTCCTCGGGGAGGTGCTGGATAATCCTCTGGTGCTTGTGGAGAGGCCCTCTGAGGTCCTGGAAGCGTTGAGGGTGGCTCTGGGCGAGAAGGGCTTCAGGAAGACTACTGTGTTCTCTGTTAAGATAGCGTACTACGCTGTAAGGCCCCTCGCGGGCAGAAAGCCCCTGACGCTAGACGTCCCCATACCTGTTGACGTGAGGGTCGCGTGCGCCAGCATATCCTCGGAGATGGTGGAAGCCCCTAGCTATAGGGAGGTTGTTGCGAGGCCTGAGGCCGCCCAGAGGGCTTGGGGGCGTGTAGCCAGGTCCTCAGGCATACCCGTCCTCCATATAGACTCGATACTGTGGGTTACTGGCTGGGCTCCCAGGGAGCTCCCCCCGGGTGAGGCTCGGGAGGCTGTGGCGGGGATCCTCTCCCGCGCCCTGGATAGGGGTAAGGCGGTGCTTCTCGCGTCGGAGCTGGTCAGGAGGCCTTGCCCTGGAGGCTGA
- the menC gene encoding o-succinylbenzoate synthase has product MEVVRLEVFEVWMPLVSEFRTSFGSTRLRPALLVRAVEKGGEEGWGEVVAGEGPWYSSETVWTAWHVIEDYIARLLPSTIEHPREVGGRLSRIRGHNMAKAGVEMALWDLKARMESKPLWSLIGGVKRDVSVGVSVGIQPSIEDLVRTVSRYLEEGYGRIKIKIEPGWDLEPVEALRREFPDVPLQVDANAAYTFLDAPRLSRLDDYGLLMIEQPFHHDDLLEHAHFQSMVRTPVCLDESVKSVRDAVAALKLGSARVINIKPGRVGGIASSLEIHDFWSLKAHLPVWIGGMLETGVGRGHLVALGTLPGVRYPSDISASRRYYMEDIVDEPWELERGSVIRARSRPGIGVEVDWGRLNKYVKKSRRLSLQGKAS; this is encoded by the coding sequence TTGGAGGTTGTAAGGCTGGAGGTTTTCGAGGTCTGGATGCCCCTCGTCTCGGAGTTTAGAACCAGCTTCGGGAGCACGAGGCTGAGGCCAGCCCTCCTGGTCAGGGCCGTGGAGAAGGGGGGTGAGGAGGGGTGGGGTGAGGTTGTGGCCGGGGAGGGCCCCTGGTATTCCAGCGAGACCGTGTGGACCGCCTGGCACGTTATTGAGGACTACATAGCAAGGCTGCTGCCCAGCACTATAGAGCATCCCAGGGAGGTGGGGGGCCGCCTCTCCAGGATTAGGGGGCACAACATGGCTAAAGCAGGGGTTGAGATGGCCCTGTGGGACCTCAAGGCCAGGATGGAGTCGAAGCCCCTCTGGAGCCTAATCGGGGGTGTCAAGAGGGACGTCAGCGTGGGGGTGAGCGTCGGCATACAGCCCTCTATAGAGGACCTGGTTAGAACGGTCTCCCGCTACCTGGAGGAGGGGTATGGGAGAATCAAGATTAAGATAGAGCCTGGGTGGGACTTGGAGCCTGTTGAGGCGCTGAGGAGGGAGTTCCCCGACGTTCCGCTGCAGGTAGACGCCAACGCCGCGTACACATTCCTCGACGCCCCCAGGCTGTCGAGGCTGGACGACTACGGGCTCCTAATGATAGAGCAGCCTTTCCACCACGACGACCTGCTGGAGCACGCCCACTTCCAGAGCATGGTTAGAACGCCCGTATGCCTCGACGAGAGTGTTAAGAGCGTTAGAGACGCTGTCGCAGCCCTCAAGCTAGGGTCGGCTAGGGTGATAAACATAAAGCCGGGGAGGGTGGGGGGTATAGCGTCCTCCCTCGAGATACACGACTTCTGGAGCCTCAAGGCGCACCTGCCGGTCTGGATAGGGGGCATGCTGGAGACGGGTGTGGGTAGGGGCCACCTGGTCGCCCTGGGAACCCTGCCCGGCGTCAGGTACCCCTCCGACATAAGCGCCAGCAGGAGGTACTACATGGAGGATATTGTCGACGAGCCGTGGGAGCTTGAGCGTGGCAGCGTCATAAGGGCTAGGAGCAGGCCGGGAATAGGTGTTGAGGTGGACTGGGGGCGGCTGAATAAGTACGTCAAGAAGAGTAGGAGACTCAGCCTCCAGGGCAAGGCCTCCTGA